One window of the Tetragenococcus koreensis genome contains the following:
- a CDS encoding nuclease-related domain-containing protein has translation MRKKPHGLQWLETVGQRKQLSEKERWDLQRLQKGVLGEKQMDKMAETFLSGKITAIDDITLQYQSSIVQIDKILLIGSIVYIIDMKFYQGDYTLQDGSWQRNGKKLPTNILEQLRRAVRIIENILKEQGIQLQVKGVLAFLDPESNIQIKDDIAETILTFNKIPLWLTKLNQQSSDERYPHWKSILFQYQINDFRTKYKLTHAEAEQLQKGICCPRCHQFQTTPKRHTVHCSCGYVEAKATAYVRTICEYGVIFHDQDLKLKDLKNFFGKNVQETYLKYILKKYFTVIQKSTKRSIGHRNEGILFEYWFENKMDYFNNLEKRKNWKNANF, from the coding sequence ATGAGAAAGAAACCGCATGGCTTACAATGGCTGGAAACAGTCGGTCAACGTAAACAACTAAGCGAGAAAGAACGTTGGGACTTACAAAGATTGCAAAAAGGCGTTTTAGGAGAGAAACAAATGGATAAAATGGCGGAGACGTTTTTGTCGGGGAAAATAACGGCAATAGATGATATTACCTTGCAATACCAATCAAGCATTGTCCAGATTGATAAAATATTGCTCATAGGCAGTATCGTGTATATCATTGACATGAAGTTTTACCAAGGAGACTACACTTTACAGGATGGGAGTTGGCAGCGTAATGGGAAAAAACTACCCACCAACATTTTGGAGCAATTGCGCAGAGCCGTACGAATCATTGAAAATATACTCAAAGAACAAGGAATACAGCTGCAAGTAAAAGGTGTTTTGGCCTTTTTGGATCCAGAATCAAATATTCAAATAAAAGATGATATTGCAGAAACAATCTTAACTTTTAATAAAATTCCGCTGTGGTTAACGAAGTTGAATCAACAATCGTCCGATGAACGCTACCCCCATTGGAAATCTATCCTTTTTCAATATCAAATAAACGACTTTCGAACAAAGTATAAGTTAACGCATGCTGAAGCAGAACAACTGCAAAAAGGGATTTGTTGTCCTCGTTGTCATCAATTTCAAACGACGCCAAAAAGACATACTGTTCACTGTAGTTGTGGATATGTTGAGGCAAAAGCAACGGCATACGTACGGACAATCTGTGAATACGGTGTGATTTTCCATGACCAAGATCTAAAATTGAAAGATTTAAAGAATTTTTTTGGAAAAAACGTACAAGAAACATATTTGAAGTATATCCTGAAAAAGTATTTTACAGTGATTCAGAAGTCAACTAAAAGAAGTATCGGTCATAGAAACGAAGGAATCTTATTTGAATACTGGTTTGAAAATAAAATGGACTATTTTAATAATTTAGAAAAAAGGAAAAATTGGAAAAATGCTAATTTTTAG
- a CDS encoding ABC transporter ATP-binding protein produces the protein MKTKSLDWTSFRRFLSYLAKYKKENWLAVLFGLIAGSTTVYITYLIGRGVDQLVGENQVHFTGLFKIGGLFAGIVLLTVVSQWLIQRLGNKVAYWAVADLRKDAFSHLNRLPLRYYDQTSHGNIVSHFTNDMDNISIAVSQIFNQLFAGMSVVLLALFMMLRMSVVLTIVVLVSTPIIFLVSYLVARSSQANFAAQQEIVGTVSGFVTEMVGNQKIVKAFQQEENNQEQFEKINQELYVKGQKAQFSSSLSNPLSRFVDHLAYLAVGFTGGYLILSGSELVTIGVVSSFTIYSTQFTKPFIEISGVMTQIQMALAGLTRTFDLLDKKEEDSDADKQDLPTIKGEIQFNYVDFSYENGQSLIEDFNFTAKPGETIAIVGKTGAGKSTLVNLLMRFYEVDSGEILLDGLNIDDIKRDQLRKSFGMVLQDTWLFDATLRENLTYGNEAASDKEIYTALQKAYMYDYVMRLPHGLDTSIGHHGIKISDGQRQLLTIARTMVSEPPMLILDEATSSVDTLTEQKIQSAFLEMMEGRTSFVIAHRLSTIQSADKILVMENGQIVEAGTHEDLLEKKGYYEQLYRVQFEE, from the coding sequence ATGAAAACAAAGTCGCTGGACTGGACTAGCTTTCGTCGCTTTTTATCCTATTTAGCAAAATATAAAAAAGAAAATTGGTTAGCTGTCCTCTTTGGGCTGATCGCTGGCTCAACGACAGTTTATATTACTTATTTAATTGGTCGTGGTGTTGATCAATTGGTAGGTGAAAACCAAGTTCACTTTACTGGTTTATTTAAAATAGGCGGCTTATTTGCAGGTATTGTATTGCTTACGGTGGTCAGTCAATGGCTCATTCAACGTCTAGGAAACAAGGTTGCCTATTGGGCAGTAGCCGATTTACGCAAAGATGCCTTTTCTCATCTGAATCGTTTGCCTTTGCGGTACTATGATCAAACGTCACATGGTAATATCGTCAGTCATTTTACTAATGACATGGATAACATCTCCATCGCTGTTTCCCAGATTTTCAATCAATTATTTGCCGGAATGTCGGTTGTGCTATTGGCTTTATTTATGATGCTGCGAATGAGTGTCGTTTTGACGATCGTTGTGCTAGTTTCGACGCCTATAATTTTTCTGGTGAGTTATCTAGTGGCTAGGTCTTCCCAAGCAAATTTTGCCGCACAGCAAGAAATTGTCGGCACCGTATCAGGATTTGTTACTGAAATGGTAGGTAACCAAAAGATTGTCAAAGCTTTTCAACAAGAAGAAAATAATCAAGAACAGTTTGAAAAGATCAATCAAGAATTATACGTTAAAGGACAAAAAGCGCAATTTTCTTCTTCATTGAGCAATCCTTTATCACGCTTTGTTGATCATTTAGCTTATTTAGCTGTGGGATTTACAGGCGGTTATTTGATTTTATCCGGAAGCGAATTGGTGACAATCGGAGTGGTCTCAAGTTTTACGATCTATTCTACCCAATTCACGAAACCCTTTATTGAAATTTCTGGTGTCATGACCCAAATTCAAATGGCTCTGGCAGGACTGACGCGAACTTTTGATTTATTGGATAAAAAAGAAGAAGATTCAGATGCAGATAAACAAGATTTACCAACAATTAAAGGCGAGATCCAATTTAATTACGTTGATTTTTCCTATGAAAATGGTCAATCTTTGATTGAGGACTTTAATTTTACTGCTAAACCTGGTGAAACGATAGCTATCGTGGGAAAAACAGGTGCAGGAAAATCAACGCTAGTGAATTTATTGATGCGTTTTTACGAAGTAGACAGTGGGGAAATTTTACTCGATGGTCTCAATATTGATGACATCAAACGTGATCAACTCCGCAAAAGTTTTGGCATGGTGCTGCAAGATACGTGGCTGTTTGATGCCACCTTACGAGAAAATTTGACTTATGGCAATGAAGCTGCTAGCGATAAAGAAATTTATACAGCTTTACAAAAAGCTTATATGTATGATTATGTAATGCGTCTGCCACACGGCTTGGATACATCAATTGGCCATCATGGCATCAAAATTTCGGATGGACAAAGGCAATTGCTAACCATTGCACGTACAATGGTCAGCGAGCCTCCGATGTTAATTCTAGATGAAGCAACCAGTTCCGTAGATACTCTGACGGAGCAAAAAATCCAATCTGCTTTCCTTGAAATGATGGAAGGTCGGACCAGCTTTGTGATCGCCCATCGTCTGTCGACAATTCAATCTGCCGATAAAATCCTCGTGATGGAAAACGGCCAGATCGTAGAAGCCGGTACTCACGAAGATCTACTAGAGAAAAAAGGTTATTACGAACAATTGTACCGAGTACAGTTTGAAGAATAA
- a CDS encoding ABC transporter ATP-binding protein → MSQVLHFAKSYRKQIILGPVFKFLEAIFELILPLLMASLVDDGIQKGNWPIVVNRAIWMLVISIIGLGCAVVCQYFASVASQGYGTELRNQLMKKVNQLSHQELNDFGTDTLITRMTNDINQVQLALAMLIRLVVRAPFLSIGAVVMAFFIDWQMGLIFLIVLPTFCLILFGIITRSVPLYQKVQSYLDRINEIVAQNLSGVRVIRAFSRRKTEVDRFDESTDKLSSVYVRVSNISALLNPATTLIMNIGVLGILTIGGFKVNIGGLQQGQILALVNYMNQMLLALIVVSNLVVIFTRAFASASRIEEVFDATVEIHDPKESTTPKKTGGAIQFSHVDFRFSVDFGLALKDIDFTVEAGKTIGITGPTGSGKTALTQLIPRFYDVADGAVLVDDVDVRKWPLTDLRKNVGTVQQTAILFTGTIRENLQWGKNDATDEECWRALEIAQAQEFVSHLPQGLDTPVYEGGKNLSGGQQQRLTIARALIKQPEILILDDSLSALDYQTDYNLRQTLKGLDCTVLVISQRIRSIQDASQIFVMEAGRLVAKGTHEKLLETSQEYQEIVASQEEGNQ, encoded by the coding sequence ATGTCTCAGGTGCTTCATTTTGCGAAAAGCTATCGTAAACAAATTATCTTAGGACCCGTATTCAAATTTCTAGAAGCGATTTTTGAATTAATTTTACCCTTATTGATGGCAAGTTTAGTCGATGACGGTATTCAAAAAGGCAATTGGCCTATTGTAGTAAATAGAGCAATTTGGATGCTGGTGATTTCCATAATTGGTCTCGGATGTGCTGTTGTTTGTCAATATTTTGCCTCGGTGGCATCGCAGGGCTATGGTACCGAATTACGCAATCAGCTGATGAAAAAAGTCAATCAGCTTTCACATCAAGAACTCAATGATTTCGGTACTGATACCTTAATTACCCGGATGACAAATGATATCAACCAAGTACAGTTGGCTTTGGCGATGCTGATCCGCCTAGTGGTACGAGCACCTTTTTTAAGTATAGGTGCTGTAGTCATGGCGTTTTTTATTGATTGGCAAATGGGACTCATTTTTTTAATTGTACTCCCTACTTTTTGTTTAATTTTATTTGGAATCATTACCCGTTCTGTTCCTTTATATCAAAAAGTACAAAGCTATCTGGATCGGATCAATGAAATTGTAGCCCAAAATTTAAGCGGCGTACGTGTGATTCGCGCATTTAGCCGTCGTAAAACAGAGGTTGACCGTTTCGATGAATCAACCGATAAACTTTCTTCGGTCTACGTTCGCGTATCCAACATTTCCGCTTTATTAAATCCAGCAACCACTTTAATCATGAATATCGGCGTTTTAGGCATTCTAACCATTGGTGGATTCAAAGTAAATATCGGCGGGTTACAACAAGGACAAATTTTAGCTCTGGTTAATTATATGAACCAAATGCTCTTGGCTTTGATTGTGGTATCCAACTTGGTGGTTATCTTTACCCGTGCTTTTGCTTCAGCAAGTCGGATAGAAGAGGTCTTTGATGCAACGGTAGAAATTCACGATCCAAAAGAAAGTACCACACCGAAAAAAACAGGCGGCGCTATCCAGTTTTCTCATGTTGATTTTCGTTTTTCAGTTGATTTTGGTTTAGCTTTAAAAGACATTGATTTCACAGTTGAAGCTGGGAAAACAATTGGCATTACCGGACCAACGGGTAGTGGGAAAACTGCATTGACACAACTCATCCCCCGTTTTTATGATGTAGCGGATGGCGCGGTTTTGGTCGATGATGTGGATGTAAGGAAGTGGCCATTAACTGATCTACGCAAAAACGTCGGTACGGTCCAACAAACAGCCATCCTATTTACTGGTACTATCCGTGAAAACTTACAATGGGGAAAAAATGACGCGACCGATGAAGAATGTTGGCGCGCACTAGAAATTGCACAGGCTCAAGAATTTGTATCCCATTTACCTCAAGGGTTAGACACACCGGTTTATGAAGGCGGGAAAAACCTTTCTGGTGGTCAACAACAACGTTTAACCATTGCGCGGGCGCTAATTAAACAGCCCGAAATTTTAATTCTTGATGATTCTTTAAGTGCTTTAGATTATCAAACCGATTATAACCTACGTCAAACCTTAAAGGGGTTAGATTGCACGGTTTTAGTCATTTCACAACGCATTCGTTCTATTCAAGATGCCAGTCAAATCTTTGTTATGGAGGCAGGCCGTCTGGTAGCTAAAGGGACGCATGAAAAACTATTAGAAACTTCCCAAGAGTATCAGGAAATCGTCGCCTCACAAGAGGAGGGAAACCAATGA
- a CDS encoding NAD(P)H-dependent oxidoreductase yields MKTLIIVSHPEIDESGSQQYLKEALPDTAEVTYHHLESTYPAGKIDIKQEQELLQNHDRIILQFPLYWYSSPPMLKHWLDEVLTENFAYGFGGNKLKGKELGLVLMIGMPEKEYQVGGREGFSLSALTTPYQAMAKKTQMHFLKPFLIFQFHYMEEIEKMRMLIAYQQYLMIEDFDTLRAKETWFLQQLDTINEKTLPAGSPFVLEQVKELIEDNRMELDEIQMYLDQAGGSW; encoded by the coding sequence ATGAAGACGCTTATTATCGTTTCACATCCTGAAATCGATGAATCTGGCAGCCAGCAATATTTAAAAGAAGCATTGCCGGATACTGCAGAAGTTACGTATCACCACTTAGAATCGACCTATCCTGCGGGGAAGATTGATATTAAACAAGAACAAGAGCTACTGCAAAACCATGATCGTATTATCTTGCAATTTCCATTGTACTGGTATTCCTCACCGCCCATGTTAAAACATTGGTTGGATGAAGTGCTGACCGAAAATTTTGCCTATGGTTTTGGTGGCAACAAGCTAAAAGGAAAAGAACTGGGTTTAGTGTTGATGATCGGTATGCCAGAAAAAGAATACCAAGTGGGCGGTCGCGAAGGCTTTTCACTCAGTGCCTTAACAACGCCGTATCAAGCGATGGCTAAAAAAACGCAGATGCACTTTTTAAAACCATTTCTCATTTTCCAATTTCACTATATGGAAGAAATCGAAAAAATGCGCATGCTGATTGCTTACCAGCAATACTTGATGATCGAAGATTTCGATACTTTACGTGCTAAAGAAACATGGTTCTTACAACAATTGGATACCATAAACGAGAAAACATTACCTGCTGGAAGTCCATTTGTTTTAGAACAAGTGAAAGAATTGATTGAAGATAATCGCATGGAATTAGATGAGATCCAAATGTATCTGGATCAAGCAGGAGGTTCTTGGTAA
- a CDS encoding NAD(P)-dependent malic enzyme yields MTDVKKEALKVSQEKGGKLEIRSKVPVQNREDLAIAYTPGVAAVSSAIAENKEDVYTYTTKKNTVAIVTDGSAVLGLGNIGPEAALPVMEGKAVLFKEFANIDAFPICLATQDTEEIISHIQALTPSLGGINLEDIAAPRCFEIERRLKESLDIPVFHDDQHGTAIVVLAALYNALKLVKKDIAKSKIVINGAGAAGIAITKKFLAAGAQNILLVDKAGIISADASDLDERHQEIAQVTNPNHLKGDLQEALKDADVFIGVSAGNILQKEWIQAMNDQPIIFAMANPTPEIMPDEAKEGGAFIVGTGRSDFPNQINNVLAFPGIFRGALDSRASDITDEMQIAAAKGIAAVIPEEELNADYIIPDVFHPDVVNIVAHSVSDSARK; encoded by the coding sequence GCCATCGCTTATACTCCCGGAGTAGCGGCGGTGAGTTCGGCCATTGCAGAAAATAAGGAAGATGTCTACACTTATACGACTAAGAAAAATACCGTTGCGATTGTAACGGATGGTTCTGCAGTGTTAGGTTTGGGTAATATTGGCCCCGAAGCGGCATTACCTGTAATGGAAGGGAAAGCGGTTTTATTCAAAGAATTTGCCAACATTGATGCCTTTCCGATTTGTCTTGCTACTCAAGATACAGAGGAAATTATCTCGCACATTCAAGCGCTCACCCCTTCATTGGGTGGGATTAATTTGGAAGACATCGCGGCTCCACGCTGCTTTGAAATTGAACGGCGCTTAAAGGAAAGCTTGGATATTCCGGTATTTCATGATGATCAGCACGGCACCGCCATTGTCGTTTTAGCTGCTTTATATAATGCCTTAAAATTAGTTAAAAAAGATATAGCTAAAAGCAAGATTGTGATCAATGGCGCGGGAGCTGCAGGAATTGCCATCACCAAAAAATTCTTAGCAGCTGGCGCGCAAAATATCCTTTTGGTTGATAAAGCTGGGATCATTTCCGCTGACGCGTCTGATTTAGATGAACGACATCAAGAAATTGCCCAAGTAACCAATCCAAACCATTTAAAAGGCGATTTGCAGGAAGCATTAAAAGACGCCGATGTATTTATTGGGGTATCCGCTGGTAATATCTTGCAAAAGGAATGGATCCAAGCGATGAACGACCAACCGATTATTTTCGCCATGGCAAACCCTACGCCCGAAATTATGCCAGATGAAGCTAAAGAAGGTGGCGCATTTATTGTAGGCACGGGGCGTTCTGACTTTCCAAATCAAATCAATAATGTGTTGGCGTTTCCGGGTATTTTCCGCGGAGCACTAGATTCACGTGCCAGTGATATTACAGATGAAATGCAGATTGCTGCCGCAAAGGGAATTGCAGCGGTGATCCCAGAAGAGGAGTTAAATGCCGATTATATTATCCCTGATGTTTTTCATCCTGATGTGGTAAATATTGTTGCCCACAGCGTGTCTGATTCTGCACGAAAATAA